A stretch of Candidatus Sphingomonas phytovorans DNA encodes these proteins:
- the trmFO gene encoding methylenetetrahydrofolate--tRNA-(uracil(54)-C(5))-methyltransferase (FADH(2)-oxidizing) TrmFO — protein MTHDIQIIGGGLAGSEAAWQLAEAGFKVKLSEMRGSGEMTPAHHTDGLAELVCSNSFRSDDATSNAVGLLHAEMRALGSLIMREGDIHKVPAGSALAVDRDGFSAGVTAAISAHPNITVVRERVDALPDDGLAIIATGPLTAAGLASSIGAATGADALAFFDAIAPIVHFDSIDMETAWFQSRWNKGEGKDYINCAMDKDQYAAFHAGLIAGEKTDFKEWEKDTPYFEGCMPIEVMAERGFDTLRFGPMKPVGLDDPRTGRWPHAVVQLRQDNAQGTLWNIVGFQTKLKHAEQVNLFRTIPGLEKAEFARLGGLHRNTFIRSPELLDPSLRLKNKPNIRFAGQITGCEGYIESAAIGLLAGRFAAAELGGRTLAPPPVETAFGALLHHITGAAVAETYQPMNVNFGLMPPIPGRTKKADRKKMYTDRAREAFGAWIAA, from the coding sequence ATGACTCACGACATCCAGATCATCGGCGGCGGCCTCGCCGGCTCCGAGGCCGCGTGGCAGCTTGCCGAAGCCGGCTTCAAGGTGAAGCTTTCCGAAATGCGCGGCTCGGGCGAGATGACGCCCGCACATCACACTGACGGCCTCGCCGAACTGGTCTGTTCGAACAGCTTCCGCTCGGACGATGCGACCAGCAACGCGGTCGGGCTGCTCCATGCCGAGATGCGCGCGCTCGGCTCGCTGATCATGCGGGAGGGCGATATCCACAAGGTGCCCGCCGGTTCCGCGCTCGCGGTCGACCGCGATGGCTTTTCGGCCGGCGTCACCGCCGCCATTTCCGCGCACCCCAACATCACGGTCGTGCGGGAACGGGTCGACGCCCTGCCCGACGACGGCCTCGCCATTATCGCCACCGGCCCCCTCACCGCCGCCGGCCTCGCTTCCAGCATCGGCGCTGCGACTGGCGCCGACGCGCTCGCTTTCTTCGATGCCATCGCGCCGATCGTCCATTTCGATTCGATCGATATGGAGACCGCCTGGTTCCAGTCGCGCTGGAACAAGGGAGAAGGCAAGGATTACATCAACTGCGCGATGGACAAGGATCAGTACGCTGCCTTCCACGCCGGGCTGATCGCGGGCGAGAAGACCGACTTCAAGGAATGGGAAAAGGACACGCCCTATTTCGAGGGCTGCATGCCGATCGAGGTGATGGCCGAACGCGGGTTCGACACGCTCCGCTTCGGCCCGATGAAGCCGGTCGGCCTTGACGATCCGCGCACCGGGCGCTGGCCCCATGCCGTGGTCCAGCTCCGCCAGGATAATGCCCAGGGCACGCTCTGGAACATCGTTGGCTTCCAGACCAAGCTCAAGCATGCCGAACAGGTCAACCTGTTCCGCACCATCCCGGGGCTGGAGAAGGCCGAGTTCGCCCGGCTCGGCGGGTTGCACCGCAACACCTTCATCCGCTCGCCCGAACTGCTCGACCCTAGCCTCCGGCTGAAGAACAAGCCGAACATCCGTTTCGCCGGGCAGATCACCGGCTGCGAGGGCTATATCGAAAGCGCCGCGATCGGGCTGCTGGCGGGCCGCTTCGCCGCCGCCGAACTTGGCGGGCGCACGCTCGCCCCGCCGCCGGTCGAAACTGCCTTTGGCGCCCTGCTCCACCACATCACCGGCGCGGCCGTCGCGGAAACCTATCAGCCGATGAACGTCAATTTCGGGCTGATGCCCCCGATCCCGGGCCGCACCAAAAAGGCCGACCGCAAGAAGATGTACACTGATCGCGCCCGCGAAGCGTTCGGAGCCTGGATCGCGGCCTGA
- a CDS encoding helix-turn-helix transcriptional regulator translates to MATHATEDAYPPVGMLLREWRAARRMSQLDLSLEAGISTRHLSCIETGKAQASRETISRLADTLAMPLRERNILLRAAGYAAMHPERDLAAPALDRVRQAVELIIAHQEPYPAFVISRHWDVLMTNAAAVRLNNLLTGGRQSPHANLIHQLFDPADFRSVIVNWPEVAGRFIRHLHDDLTANPTDRRTRRLLDEAFSYPGVPQRWRLRDLGEEPAPIITFTFASPRGELRFFETFTTFAAPHDVTLDEIRIDCTFPADEHTARVCAELAEEEETTT, encoded by the coding sequence TTGGCTACACACGCAACCGAAGATGCCTATCCTCCCGTCGGCATGCTGCTGCGCGAATGGCGGGCGGCGCGTCGGATGAGCCAGCTCGATCTCTCGCTTGAGGCGGGCATCTCGACCCGCCATCTGAGCTGCATCGAAACCGGCAAGGCGCAGGCCAGTCGCGAGACAATATCCCGGCTCGCCGATACGCTGGCCATGCCGCTGCGCGAGCGCAATATCCTGCTCCGGGCGGCCGGCTACGCGGCGATGCATCCGGAGCGCGATCTCGCCGCGCCGGCGCTCGACCGGGTGCGCCAGGCAGTCGAGTTGATCATTGCACACCAGGAGCCCTATCCCGCCTTCGTGATCAGCCGGCACTGGGATGTGCTGATGACCAATGCCGCGGCAGTGCGCCTCAACAACCTGCTGACTGGCGGCCGCCAGAGCCCGCACGCCAATCTGATCCACCAACTCTTCGATCCGGCCGATTTCCGTTCGGTCATCGTCAACTGGCCCGAGGTGGCGGGGCGCTTCATTCGCCACCTGCACGATGATCTCACCGCTAATCCGACAGACCGCCGGACGCGGCGGTTGCTCGACGAGGCGTTCAGCTATCCCGGCGTGCCTCAACGCTGGCGGCTGCGCGATCTCGGCGAGGAACCCGCCCCGATCATCACCTTCACCTTCGCCAGTCCACGTGGCGAGCTTCGTTTCTTCGAAACCTTCACGACCTTCGCGGCACCGCACGACGTGACGCTCGACGAGATACGGATCGACTGCACCTTTCCCGCCGACGAGCACACTGCTCGGGTCTGTGCGGAGCTCGCGGAGGAGGAAGAGACGACGACCTGA
- a CDS encoding pilus assembly protein TadG-related protein: MAIALIPLAGLMGGGIDMSRMYITKTRLQHACDAGALAGRKAMGGGIWTQSNGMPNATAVRFFDANFPINGYGTRNLTKTFTESAGKVSGTASVELQMTLVKVVTKDWAYATLSVNCDAEMRLPNTDVMFVLDNTGSMGDTLSGDNASKLTGLKVAVKCFYEIVARENTNADCDGGEPSGGVGSQVQVRFGFVPYDMNVNVGKLLPSGWFASSWTYQSREQSAIYGTWNNWLDDNNGNPVTRNVGGYSAWADYGTAVNANSSSACNSALSIPGDQYTSNGTANTGSNESDTQFRAYTASVQSNYQRSYNSTTKRCVIQVRTRSLERRATYNKSLASTNGAVAVPAWLYKPKSIDFSAFKSGNGWATTTSLTLPIGDNFTNKTVTWDGCVEERETVRQATYSPIPAGAKDLDIDSTPSTWDVTTQWKPALTDVEWVRRTNYSNSSAYNLNQVTTFTNYTGKGYSCLKEAKKLQQWPDPGDFDEYVDGLYENGGNTYHDIGLLWGARLLSPTGLFRSENEFASRGGEIERHLIFMTDGDACTSITNYQAYGMAWFDRRQTDTGTAPTEGCTTTGTLTQQVNARTAALCAAVKNKNITLWVIWFGVSNPTIEAQLTSCATTGRFFSARNSVQLQQTFRSIANQISQLRLTK, from the coding sequence ATGGCTATTGCTTTGATCCCGCTTGCGGGGTTGATGGGTGGCGGCATCGACATGAGCCGCATGTATATTACCAAGACGCGGCTGCAACATGCCTGCGACGCCGGGGCGCTCGCCGGGCGCAAGGCGATGGGCGGCGGTATCTGGACTCAGAGCAACGGCATGCCCAATGCCACCGCGGTCCGGTTCTTCGATGCCAATTTTCCAATCAACGGTTACGGCACCCGCAACCTGACAAAGACCTTCACGGAAAGTGCCGGCAAGGTATCCGGCACGGCATCCGTCGAATTGCAGATGACCCTGGTCAAGGTGGTGACCAAGGACTGGGCCTATGCCACTTTATCGGTCAATTGCGATGCCGAGATGCGGCTGCCCAACACGGACGTGATGTTCGTGCTCGACAACACCGGCTCGATGGGCGACACGCTCAGCGGAGACAACGCCTCCAAGCTGACTGGCCTCAAGGTCGCCGTGAAGTGCTTCTACGAGATCGTCGCTCGTGAAAACACCAATGCTGACTGCGATGGAGGCGAGCCGAGCGGCGGAGTCGGGAGCCAGGTACAAGTCCGTTTCGGGTTCGTGCCGTACGACATGAACGTGAACGTCGGGAAACTGCTGCCGAGCGGCTGGTTCGCCAGTAGCTGGACCTATCAATCGCGCGAACAGTCGGCGATTTACGGCACTTGGAACAATTGGCTCGACGACAACAACGGCAACCCGGTCACCCGAAATGTCGGCGGCTATAGCGCCTGGGCTGACTATGGCACTGCTGTAAACGCGAACAGCAGCAGTGCGTGCAACAGCGCCCTGAGTATCCCCGGCGATCAATATACCAGTAACGGTACGGCGAACACCGGCAGTAACGAAAGCGATACTCAGTTCAGGGCGTATACTGCTTCTGTCCAGAGCAACTACCAGCGGTCCTATAATTCGACCACGAAGCGCTGCGTCATCCAAGTGCGCACGCGGTCGCTGGAACGACGTGCAACGTACAACAAATCGCTCGCCAGCACCAACGGTGCGGTGGCGGTGCCGGCTTGGCTGTACAAGCCCAAAAGCATCGATTTTTCGGCGTTCAAGAGCGGCAATGGCTGGGCCACCACCACCAGCCTCACCCTGCCGATCGGGGACAATTTCACCAACAAGACGGTCACCTGGGACGGATGCGTCGAAGAGCGCGAAACAGTGCGCCAGGCGACCTACAGCCCGATTCCGGCAGGCGCGAAGGATCTGGATATCGATTCCACCCCGAGCACCTGGGATGTCACCACCCAGTGGAAACCCGCGCTCACTGACGTGGAGTGGGTCCGTCGCACCAACTACAGCAATAGCTCCGCCTATAATCTCAATCAGGTGACGACCTTCACCAACTATACGGGCAAGGGATATAGCTGCCTCAAGGAAGCCAAGAAGCTGCAGCAATGGCCCGATCCCGGGGATTTCGACGAGTATGTCGACGGGCTCTACGAGAATGGCGGCAACACCTATCACGACATCGGCTTGCTGTGGGGCGCCCGCCTTCTCTCGCCGACGGGCCTATTCCGCTCGGAGAACGAATTCGCCTCCCGCGGCGGCGAGATCGAGCGCCACCTGATCTTCATGACCGACGGCGACGCCTGCACCTCGATCACGAACTATCAGGCTTATGGCATGGCATGGTTCGATCGTCGCCAGACCGACACGGGCACCGCGCCTACCGAAGGCTGCACAACCACCGGCACTCTCACCCAGCAGGTGAACGCCCGGACGGCAGCATTGTGCGCGGCGGTGAAGAACAAGAACATCACCCTCTGGGTTATCTGGTTCGGGGTAAGCAATCCGACGATCGAGGCGCAGCTCACCAGCTGCGCCACAACCGGCCGGTTCTTCTCCGCCCGCAACTCGGTACAGCTCCAGCAGACCTTCCGGTCGATCGCCAACCAGATCTCGCAGCTGAGGCTGACGAAATGA
- a CDS encoding pilus assembly protein TadG-related protein — translation MAALARDVRGNTLALMAVAMIPLAGLAGSAVDMARLYVVKVRLQQACDAGVLAGRKFMASSTSTTLDTTAAAQANAFFTNNFTTGWMTTNTVSFTPTKTSDSQVAGTASAVVPMTIMQMFGTPSITLSVACQARYDIGDSDIMFVLDTTGSMACTTADGTAGCSQPVATYTRPDGTTGYYVTEKTGSKLSGLRTAVLSFYDTLAANSSAMTHIRYGFVTYTSTVNAGYLLPTNYLVTNWNYQSRKVIGDVNNGSATTTTTLLTSQATCNSLATGRNPATGYTTNGTATNVTTSWTLLGGICVTTTQPLKPNWRYAQWPFDVSQYITGVAVPDPSKITGVTSKWQGCLEERDTTVSSSFNIASLPYDLDPDLVPTSNATKWRPMWPDVIYYRGSNMTSVDYSGNSTTPYGDYAPTSSDGATTQYTNMIANPNPAWSQNISSGYVSCGKPAQRLATMARTDVSNYVNAVDFKAQGGTYHDTGMIWGTRLISPTGLFASDTSTWPGHAPPSRYIVFMTDGDMAPNTSIYGMYGMEYYDKRVTGGTYSSDTDYHNARFLAECSAAKARNIKIFVVGFGQTLTSQLTACASPGSAYYASDNASLTAAFTSIAGQVAMLRISQ, via the coding sequence ATGGCCGCGCTCGCCCGCGACGTCCGCGGCAATACCCTTGCGTTGATGGCGGTGGCGATGATCCCGCTGGCCGGCCTCGCCGGTTCCGCCGTCGACATGGCGCGGCTCTATGTGGTGAAGGTGCGCCTGCAGCAAGCGTGCGACGCCGGCGTCCTCGCCGGCCGGAAGTTCATGGCCAGCAGCACCAGCACGACACTTGATACGACCGCGGCGGCACAAGCCAATGCCTTCTTCACCAACAATTTCACCACCGGCTGGATGACCACCAACACGGTATCCTTCACCCCTACCAAGACATCGGACAGCCAGGTCGCCGGCACGGCATCGGCCGTCGTGCCGATGACCATCATGCAGATGTTCGGAACGCCTTCGATAACGCTCAGCGTCGCCTGCCAGGCACGGTACGATATCGGCGACAGCGACATCATGTTCGTGCTGGATACGACAGGATCGATGGCATGCACGACGGCTGACGGCACCGCCGGCTGCAGCCAGCCAGTTGCGACGTACACCCGGCCCGATGGCACCACGGGCTACTACGTGACGGAGAAGACCGGTTCGAAGCTCTCCGGGCTCCGCACTGCCGTCCTGAGTTTCTACGACACGCTCGCCGCGAATTCGAGCGCGATGACCCATATTCGCTATGGCTTCGTCACCTATACATCCACGGTGAATGCCGGATATCTGCTACCGACCAATTACCTGGTGACCAACTGGAACTACCAGTCGCGCAAGGTGATCGGCGACGTCAACAACGGCTCGGCAACGACGACCACCACCCTGCTTACATCGCAAGCAACCTGCAACAGCCTGGCGACCGGCCGCAATCCTGCAACCGGCTATACGACCAACGGTACAGCGACGAACGTCACCACTAGCTGGACGCTCCTCGGTGGGATCTGCGTGACCACCACCCAGCCGTTGAAACCGAATTGGCGCTATGCGCAATGGCCGTTCGACGTGAGCCAATACATCACCGGCGTGGCCGTTCCGGACCCCTCCAAGATCACCGGCGTGACGTCGAAATGGCAAGGTTGCCTCGAGGAACGCGATACGACCGTCTCGTCGAGCTTCAACATTGCCAGCCTGCCGTACGATCTCGATCCCGATCTCGTTCCGACAAGTAACGCGACCAAATGGCGACCGATGTGGCCTGACGTGATCTATTATCGCGGCAGCAACATGACCTCGGTCGATTATTCCGGGAACAGCACGACTCCGTACGGGGACTATGCTCCAACGTCCTCCGACGGGGCGACGACCCAATATACGAACATGATTGCCAACCCCAACCCCGCATGGAGCCAGAATATCTCCAGCGGCTATGTTTCGTGCGGCAAACCGGCCCAGCGCCTGGCCACGATGGCGCGCACCGACGTCTCCAACTATGTCAACGCGGTCGACTTCAAGGCGCAGGGCGGCACCTACCACGATACGGGCATGATCTGGGGCACACGCCTGATTTCGCCGACCGGACTCTTTGCCTCCGACACCAGCACCTGGCCAGGCCACGCCCCACCTAGTCGCTACATCGTCTTCATGACCGACGGCGACATGGCGCCGAACACCAGCATCTACGGCATGTACGGCATGGAATATTACGACAAGCGCGTGACGGGTGGCACCTATTCGTCAGACACCGATTATCACAACGCCCGTTTCCTCGCGGAATGCTCGGCAGCCAAGGCGCGCAACATCAAGATATTCGTTGTCGGCTTCGGCCAGACGCTGACCAGCCAGCTCACCGCCTGCGCCTCGCCGGGCAGCGCTTATTATGCCAGCGACAACGCTTCGCTTACCGCCGCCTTCACCAGCATCGCTGGCCAGGTGGCCATGCTGCGGATCTCCCAATGA
- a CDS encoding pilus assembly protein: protein MTRRIRGIYADRRGATVVEFAIVAPVISLLLLGAFDTAHSLYMRSVLQGVVQKVARDSALEAGTVTAQQTVLDNKVRASVKAIANNADITITRRYYRTFSAAAAAQAETWTDTNGNGTCDAGEPYQDANNNTYWDGDGGDGGQGGAKDKTVYTVAMTYPRYFPLYRIIGGSNTTNITASTVLANQPYGDQGSYGPPTVRNCP from the coding sequence ATGACGCGACGAATCCGGGGAATATATGCCGACAGGCGCGGCGCGACGGTCGTCGAATTTGCCATCGTCGCGCCGGTGATAAGCCTATTGCTTCTCGGCGCATTCGATACCGCCCACTCGCTCTATATGCGCTCGGTCCTGCAAGGCGTCGTTCAGAAGGTGGCCAGAGATTCGGCCCTTGAGGCGGGAACCGTCACTGCCCAGCAGACCGTTCTGGACAACAAGGTGCGCGCGTCGGTGAAGGCGATCGCGAATAACGCCGACATTACCATCACGCGGCGCTATTACCGCACCTTCTCCGCCGCCGCTGCTGCTCAGGCCGAGACATGGACCGATACCAACGGCAATGGAACTTGCGACGCGGGCGAGCCCTATCAGGACGCCAACAACAATACCTATTGGGATGGCGACGGTGGTGACGGTGGCCAGGGCGGTGCCAAGGACAAGACCGTCTATACCGTCGCTATGACCTACCCGCGCTACTTTCCGCTGTATCGGATCATAGGCGGCTCCAATACCACAAACATCACCGCCTCGACCGTCCTCGCCAACCAGCCCTATGGTGACCAGGGAAGCTATGGGCCGCCGACCGTGAGGAATTGCCCATGA
- a CDS encoding squalene/phytoene synthase family protein has translation MANAVSGGDPTTTRDPEWELVLHYAPRAAVPGMVALFGLDTLLAQILRTTREPMVGQMRLTWWHEALTRLDSAPPPAEPVLQALARDVIPHGITGERLALMIEGWEELLEAPPLGDEAIARHAALRGGTLFAMAGGLLGAKASDPLAEAGEGWALADLARHLSDRPTAQRALASAGAPLARAAQAHWSRQARPLGALAHLARLNLAVPLDQPVPAGAPRRVARILLHRMTGR, from the coding sequence ATGGCAAATGCCGTTTCAGGCGGAGATCCGACGACCACCCGTGATCCCGAGTGGGAACTCGTCCTGCACTATGCGCCGCGCGCCGCAGTGCCTGGCATGGTGGCGCTTTTCGGGCTCGATACCCTTCTCGCGCAGATCCTCCGCACGACGCGTGAGCCGATGGTCGGGCAGATGCGGCTGACCTGGTGGCATGAAGCGCTGACCCGGCTCGACAGCGCGCCACCGCCGGCCGAGCCGGTCCTCCAGGCGCTCGCGCGAGATGTCATCCCCCATGGGATCACCGGTGAGCGGCTCGCCTTGATGATCGAGGGCTGGGAGGAACTGCTCGAGGCGCCGCCGCTCGGCGACGAGGCGATCGCGCGCCATGCGGCGCTTCGCGGGGGCACGCTGTTCGCGATGGCCGGGGGCCTGCTGGGCGCAAAGGCCTCCGATCCGCTGGCGGAGGCCGGGGAGGGGTGGGCGCTTGCCGATCTTGCCCGTCACCTGAGCGACCGGCCGACTGCACAACGCGCGCTGGCGAGCGCTGGCGCGCCGCTCGCCCGGGCGGCGCAGGCGCATTGGAGCCGCCAGGCGAGGCCGCTCGGCGCGCTGGCGCATCTCGCGCGCCTGAACCTGGCCGTGCCGCTCGACCAGCCAGTGCCGGCCGGCGCGCCGCGCCGGGTCGCTCGTATCCTGCTTCACCGGATGACTGGCCGCTAG
- a CDS encoding EF-hand domain-containing protein produces the protein MWRYIAGGASALLLVTAGVMLSTGRARPPSPLATQPVVAVAQEEPLPAGVPEASERTREQKRFDRYDKDRNAQVTREEYLVQRRKAFAKLDTNQDGQLSFDEWAVKTTTKFALADKDKSGAMNAAEFATTAPKRTVKRRPNCPPAQAPREDEEA, from the coding sequence ATGTGGCGCTATATCGCGGGCGGTGCTTCGGCGCTGCTGCTGGTCACCGCGGGAGTCATGCTGTCGACCGGCCGGGCCCGTCCGCCCTCGCCGCTGGCGACGCAGCCGGTCGTGGCGGTCGCGCAGGAGGAGCCGCTTCCTGCCGGGGTCCCCGAGGCGAGCGAACGCACCCGGGAACAGAAGCGCTTCGACCGGTACGACAAGGATCGCAATGCCCAGGTGACGCGCGAGGAGTATCTCGTCCAGCGGCGCAAGGCCTTTGCGAAGCTCGACACCAACCAGGACGGCCAGCTCTCGTTCGACGAATGGGCGGTGAAGACCACGACGAAATTCGCGCTGGCCGACAAGGACAAGTCGGGTGCGATGAACGCGGCGGAGTTCGCGACGACCGCGCCCAAGCGCACCGTCAAGCGCAGGCCGAACTGTCCGCCAGCCCAGGCACCGCGCGAGGACGAGGAAGCCTGA
- a CDS encoding pilus assembly protein yields MITRLPHFPGRALALFSEDRSGLALLEFALILPVFLTMALTGAEMTNYITTKMRISQLALHIADDAARMGSGSQLASKTINEADINDLFTGAQMQSGELDLQTNGRVILTDLEPTSNPNTAGTYKIGWRRCYGAKTSYTRQYPPGNGTTSLTGIGPAGRQVTAQDDNATMFVEVFYTYVPLVGRGTLAPTTTFTEFASMAVRDRRDLTQVYPSTGVTASTCPN; encoded by the coding sequence ATGATCACCCGCCTGCCCCACTTTCCGGGCCGTGCTCTCGCCCTGTTTAGTGAGGACAGGAGCGGCCTAGCGCTGCTCGAGTTCGCACTCATCCTGCCTGTTTTCCTGACGATGGCGCTCACCGGCGCTGAGATGACGAATTATATCACCACCAAGATGCGGATCAGCCAGTTGGCGCTGCATATCGCCGACGACGCGGCTCGTATGGGCAGTGGCAGCCAGTTGGCGTCGAAAACAATCAACGAGGCCGATATCAACGACCTGTTCACCGGCGCTCAGATGCAGTCAGGCGAGCTTGATCTGCAAACCAACGGCCGCGTGATCCTGACCGATCTCGAACCGACCTCGAATCCGAACACGGCGGGCACCTACAAGATCGGCTGGCGTCGCTGCTACGGCGCAAAGACATCCTACACCCGGCAATATCCGCCGGGGAACGGAACGACCAGCCTGACGGGAATCGGGCCCGCCGGCCGGCAGGTGACGGCGCAAGACGACAATGCCACGATGTTCGTCGAGGTGTTCTACACTTATGTTCCGCTGGTGGGACGCGGTACACTGGCGCCGACCACGACCTTCACTGAGTTCGCGTCAATGGCGGTCCGCGACCGGCGCGACCTGACCCAGGTCTATCCCTCCACGGGCGTGACGGCTTCGACCTGCCCCAATTGA